In Pyrus communis chromosome 15, drPyrComm1.1, whole genome shotgun sequence, the genomic stretch TTTACAAAATACTGAAATACGAAAAGATAGCAAGCAGCAGTAATTCAATGCCACTTAATGATGGTGCAGCAACCAATACCTTGGCAAATTGTCTAAAAAAAGTTTCGACATCTTCAAGCTTCACATCAAACGCAAACGGTGAAGCAGCTACCGTTCTTATGTCAACCTGCTCTATCACCTCCTCCGGCTTCAGCATTTCATTAGCCCTACCAACCTTTGTCCCTAAAACACATAAACACGATTTATTCGTCTTCGCCCAGAAACCAATTTTGTTAATATAAAGCAGCATTGCATTTGTAGTTGCATTCTAGTGATTACGAACAGGGAGCTCACCGTCTTCCGAAAGTTTTAGAGTGGCAGATAGTCGAAGCGTTTCGGCAACGGCCTTTATGGTAGCTTTGGGGACACTGTCCGGCTTCACATCCCCCAAACTGAGATGATTTCTCATCCGACTAAACGAGCATATCAGAGCCAAGCTAACCACTAACGGTCAAATTCAAGGTCAactcaaaacccagaaatccaaaccctaaaaaaaattacactacaaattaatttaattagacttgaaAAACCCAGAAATTTGATAAAGTAAGGATACGTCCGTCTTCGCCTTCACTAATCGTTTTACTGAGAAAATCGTCCCTCGGAAGATTGCTGTCGCTGAAGTAAAACTCGAcctgaaaattacaaaatcgaGTTTTTCagggaaaaattaataataaaaaaatctgaaatttgatAAACTCGAACAAAATCGATCAAAATTTGGGAGCGTTTGAACACCGAACCTGGCGGATCACTTTCTTCGAGGTTTCTTCGTCCAAAGAAGGCGTCGCCATTgttaggaggagagagaaagagagagtgactGTGTGAAACTGTTGTTTCGCTTCCGAACAGTGAGAGGgaacagaggagagagagggattcTAGGGTTTTGGAGGGGGATATTTTCAGCGTCGTTTGGGCTTCTTCAGTTTGTTTTTCGGTTTAAGTAGTTTTTAAGTGGGCTTTACTTATCGCTTGTTTGTCGTCCAGTTCTCTGCTCCGAGATGCTCCAGTTTTCTGCCACGTAAGCATATAGGAGAGTTGGGACCCACCAGGGTCAAAGGCTGGAGAGAGAGGCAGGCATCAAATCCCCTGCTGTACTGCAGTTTAGCTTTGGATTCTGTtccgatcaaatgcttgaagatCACACGTagagctggtttggtattgctgtgttttgaaaaaaaactgattctggtgtgctgtgagaataagcggctgtgaaataaagcagcagagtgtttggtaaacttttttgtaaaagtgcttttgaaaaaaaaaacagtattatagtgtttggtaaacttttatgtaaaacaaatgtgaaaaaaagccgatttttcaaatctaggttttgcagcttcttgtttttggctttttttcatccaaaactgtgaaaaaaagctgaagctgaatgtttaccaaacacaaaaacagctcccagctttttttatactagcttttttcagaatcacctcagtactaAACCAGGtcttagggttggtttggtattgctgtgctttgaaaaaaaactgcttctgctgtgctgtgagaataagcggctgtgaaataaagcaacagagtgtttggtaaacttttttgtaaaagtgcttttgaaaaaaaaaaagcagtattataatgtttggtaaacttttatgtaaaacggatgtgaaaaaaaactagtttttcaaagctaggttttgcagtttcttgtttttagctttttttcacccaaaactgtgaaaaaaaactgaagctgaatgtttaccaaacacaaaaacagctcccagtttttttttataccagctttagctttttttcacccaaaacagtgaaaaaaaactgaagctgaatgcttactaaacacaaaaacagctcccagcttttttttataccaactttttttcagaatcacctcagtaccaaaccaggtcgtACTCACGTGAGGTGACAAACACCGTGCTAAATGTTCAGCATTTCCTCGCATTAATCTCTCCCACGTTAAAATCTTCCTTTTTTTTGGCGTATTACATTAAAATCTTCCTTTTTCTGGCCTTTTATCTTAAAATAGTCTCAAAATTAGTATAATCTTTCGCTTTGGTCTATGACAATGGAAATCGATAAAAGTTAGTTCTGAGTTTAAATGATGCATGTATTTGAATGCCACACCGCCAGATAGTTGTGACAAAATTCATCTCTCTATAGATACGTTTGAGTTCACGCAGCAAGAACAGAGCAACCTTCCTTTTCCCATAGTCCACATTTGTATATGGTTCAACATTTTAAGCACTTGGTCTTTTTCTTATTCACCTAATCAGACCAAAACCGAGTTGAAAACGAATTCATCTTCCAACACGAGATCTCTACCCCTAAAATTGAATCTGTTGTTTGTCAATGGTGTTAAAAGTCTTGGTTTAGCTCCACAGTTAGTTCCGCTAAAGCTTATGCCTTGCGTTTATTGAACCAAAACATTTCTACAAACGAAATCAAGAGTTTATCATCACCATCGTAAATTCCAAATCAATCCAAAGAGGTTTAACAATTTGAATATAAATGCTCCTCAAACATTGAATCAATCGGTACTAAATTCGCGATAGAGCGGTACGGACCAAATGTTTACAGATAATCCCAGAAACAGGGAAACAATTAAGAACATCCGAATAAGATTCGCATAAATCCAGCTACACACAAACACGACATACATTTGCACTAAATAACTTGCATGTAAAGATACAAACACAAGCATACAAATATTAGGGTTCCCTGTCATTCATTTTACTCTCTTAAGCTAGCAATATTATCTTGTTAACTCCCTTcccctctctttttttcctctctgtGTGTGCGGTGCGTGCGTGTGCGCGCGCGTGTGCACGTGTGCGTGGTGCGTGTGTGTGCTTGGTAGTAAATCATTCACAAACTGCAAATATAATTAACTAATAAGGGTTTTAAAATGATGTAAATCCATTTGCAAGTAAGTCATTCATCATCTTGAATGAAGTTTAATTTTTGTGTATCGCCATTATGATACGCATACAACATGCAGTGACAAGAAAGAGATACTCCCCGAACCAGCCCTCACCCATAAACCCATTTTGTTTTCTCCCTCCGTTTttgctttttctctttttcttaccgacatcaacaaaataaaaggtttagGACATTATATTTCATGAATGGAAGTAACTTTTAAGACTAACTCACAAACTGAATGATAAACTCGATTCTTCATGGGCAGCGGCACACGGCAGCCATCTCGCCCAACCCAAAGACAATGATATCCTTACATGAAGTCCTCTTCCAGTTCCTGCAATGACTTGTTTGTTGATGCAATTTGTTTGTTAGATGTCATATTTTCAGAATTCATCAAACCTTTGTAGCTCCTTAGTTCCAACTGTCTCTCCTTCTCAAGCCTTTCCATCTCCTCTCGTCGTTTCTGCAAAATAGTTTCAtcaaaaattaaattgttttgcTCAACACAAGAATATAATATATTACATTACAACAATGGGAGATACAGCCTAGAGGCAAGATGAGTTGATCAAAAGCAAGTCGTAGTACTCTTACTAAGTTCAAGATTCAGACTGTTAACCATTACTAAATCCAAAACCCGTTGAGCTAAGTGCAAGTCAAAAGTTCTAAGGTAAAGCTTCACGGCAAGAGAAAAATTACAtgaagaaaatttgaacttaCTGAGATGAAGAATCCACTCAGATAATGTGACACACTAAGAGCCTCATATTGGCCAAGACAGGAGGCGGAACTTACCTTGTCCCTCAGGAACTGCTTTCTCTCAGCTCTTTCTGCTGCATTAACTGCTTCTCGCTCAGCTGCACTTACATTTTATTTGCACGTTAGCTATCTCTCGATTGCACCATAAATAGATAAGGGTAACATTTGAAGTCCAATATCACTTACTATATCCGTAAATACAAAACATACATAAGAAATAGTAGACCAAGTGTCAACTTTCCTCCATAAAGAGCAACATGAGTATTGCTTTTCAAGATTGGACTTTTAGAGCCACATTTTGTAGACAAGTAAAATGAAGCTGAGACTATAACTTTACCTTTCAAATCAGGCTTTCTTTCCACTTTTGTCCTGTTCAATCTATTAACTACCTCATTGATCCGCTTCTCCACTCTCACTGTTCGAACCTTAACAAAGTGTCAGAGTTGGACAATGATCAGTATCTCCGTGTATGCCGAACCCAATGAAAATACAAACTACATGGCATGGCTTGATTCCGCAAAATAATGTACATATTGTAGAACCTCACCATCTTTGAATTGTAGAAACCAACTTGACCAACATCCATGGAGGCAGTTTTCTTCAAATTGGACCAGGGAGTGTAAACAACATCAACATTGTTCACCTTATTGCCTGCAACATAATACATCATTAGTACACGGCACCACTGCAGTATCCTAACTAGAACCAGAAGAAACGAAACCTTCTATAGAGACGTAGATGAAATTAAAAAGTGGAACCAAATTTCTCTAAAACATAAGAATCTGTTTAGATAATGCCTTGGATGGAATTTGCTTTGACAAGTTGAGCACAATCCTCCAGTAAGCCTTCGCTTATATCGTCAATGGTCTGTCCTTTGTGCAGTCTAACATAAACATGGGCAGATGACATTTTATCCACATGGAACCTGTAACGCCAAAATCCCATCAGAAAAATCTTTAAGCATACACAGTACAAATTTCCTACTAATAACAAGTCTTTTCTTTCGTTGTTGTTGAGTTACTAATAACAATCCAGACAATCAAACACAGAATAATGTGCAAACGTGGTCCAaaccaaacaagcaattacTCGAAAACCGGCTAAACATGCATTTCTTAAACATTAGATATCTATAATTACAAGGTAAATTCATCCTTATATATAAATGCCTCAACCACATAATAAACAGCCGAATTTGAAGTGATTATGCAGTTAAAGAAACACGGAATCACAATGCTGATACAAAGTGAAAGAGGACCAATTCGGTCGTTAAGCTGCTTAGTATCAATTGGAAAGGGGTCAACGATTACGTGAACTGCACAAACAATCTCAATCATCCCTCCCCCTCCTGGTGGAAGAACAGATACACTATTTATACAAGAACGAACGGTTATCTTGATTCTGTCACTGATTTCATTAAGCAAGCTCCTAATATTCAAACCACATAATCTGCTTCTTCAATTGTGAGAAAATTGCAATACCCCCTAATCTAATCCCCAAATTCGAGTTAATTCTAGATTCTTGACCagaaaattccaaaacttgacaagAAATGTAATTGCAAATTTTCTATCTTTCTAATGAAAAATTCGGATAAATTGCGAATTGGATTGATAATTCAAACAATTGGAGACAGAGAATTGGGGGAGAGCTACCAAATGTCTTCGGGGAAGCCATATTTGATGAGCTCCTCGTTCTCGAACTTGTCGAGGCCCATGAAAATGGTGAAATCGCCGACGTCCGATCGAGCTTTGAAGTAGAATACCATGTTTCGCCCTTTGGAATTTGATCTCCGCAGAAGAAAGCGACAAACTTTGAGGAGGAGCTAGGCTTCCGAGTTCCACCTTCCACCTTTCCAATTGGAAATTTTGGCCACTGGaacaactttttatttttttggttttaatttttgtttttcatgtttGGGCCTCGGTTTGAAAATTTGGCAAAAAGTGGCAATTTCCACGAATATTTGACGACGTGTCGGTTGGACTGACGGGGAATAGAGAGCGTGTATGCTTTATATTAATATATGTAagtggaaaatttttctttaaaatgttTCTCCATTTGTATTATTTGTCCtctgatcttcttcaattcattcgatttaacggccgaaaattagaaaggtgtgtgagaaataaaaaaaagtgagtAGATATCACACCTCTTATAATATATGAcgttgtagacatcgaaatttcagtaaaacaaatgttcaccaacgtattaaagttttgacatgtcagggcatacatggcataaGCCACATgtcgtacaaattgtacacatgacatgtgactcaacaaaataggaagaaatacccttggatgattaaacaagttttttcttctcaatttgggcaatgacaaggtaagcacatttcaatccattgaggatcaaaacaagtttttcttctcatgttgggcaatgacaaggcaagcacacttcaatccattacggatcaaagcaagtttttctcatttgggcaatgacaaagcatacacatttcaagtttaaaatggtgttaagtgggaaattaggccataagttagaccacttcaagtttaaaatggtattaagtgggaaattaggccataagttacaccacttcaatttcaatattgcattaagtgggaaaattaggcaatggtgcttgaaaaggaaaaaaatattttgtggtggtgattcattctcaaagcctataaataggcttctccatcaaggtatcaagcatcaaggaattcacaaatacatttctctactccaaaattagaagagaattccccaaatccttgaagctttgaaactccaaagcttccaaccatccaaattcccaagaattccgaaggatcaagaaagctctcttcgttcttcgttaaatcctctttcaagatcaagccccgacggcccttgaagaagtccacacaaccattattcaagatcaagccccgacggcccttgaagaaagtgttcatcattcatcatccgttcatcctaagatcaagccccaacggccctttggatcaacaacctcaacaaacccatacacccattcttcaagatcaagcccaacgccccttgaagatccatttatcaactgttcatccttagatcaagccccgacggccccttggatcaacaaacaaatccacacatctattcttcaagatcaagcccaaaagcccttgaagaaaaccaactgttcattcaagatcaagcctcgacgacccttgaagaaaaccaaccgttcttcaagatcaagcccaaaagcccttgaagaaaaccaactgttcattcaagatcaagcctcgacggcccttgaagaaaaccaaccgttcttcaagatcaagcccaaaagcccttgaaaatccgctcatccatcaacattcaagatcaagccctgaaggcccttgaagaaacttccatcaaccttcaagatcaaagccacgaaagcccttgaagaaacttacaactgttcatccaagatcaagcctcgacgacccttggatcaacaaatctacatcttacgaagatagaatcagaggaccaaatttgagagatatcgtaaccccaaaatcataaacacaaaaatattattttgtacacgttattcttgtttcttgtttcaaggaatcttttgtgttcacaaatttggcacgcccggtgggacatctctacctctcatctctatcctcaaatcatcgaaaaatgcaaatggcatcaagaaaggatcaagctgttcctgcaatcaaagcaaagaacaagaacatcatcgccgcaagtggtgatatttcgggcaccataacccgaagtaaggcaagagctctttttgccgcggcttctgcccctgcattaactctgtcaaaggaacaagagcacctgaggcacgagcctgtgatcaccctagcctcgctaagggcatcaagAGGGGAAAGCctgaggaaatactcagagtccctactctccgacgctgattcgagcggcagtacaaccatgcaagtcatgaccactggagtaacttcaatcgaggagcagctagctcagatgaatgaagcaatcgcaaagctcacacggactgcagaggtgaaaaacttgcaaaccgccggactcatcaaccgtctggaggcacagcATGACGTCAAAATGAAatcaagctctcttccaactaagaagaccgaagaaggctttaacccaaatgcctacgaactcatgtcaaaggctaggcatgactttgcttcctcttcaaatcttggaaagaaggtttcaaacaccgtcaatgacaaagatcgtgacctcaccgagactcaaaagaagttgaaggagcatgattacggagttgacaacaacaaagctggacttggcttcacaccaaatacacctgtgaagatttcaagcaaagtgaagaaagctagcgctcaacacattaGCGTGAGCACtgaacaagaccaaaaagagcctaaacccgcccctcggacgtcggtcttcgataggatgagccattcaagctccagaatttcagtgcttaatcgcattggtagtcaaggccgaacctctgtcttcaagaggcttaacgcgccaacatcccaaagctctgtttttgaaaggttgttaaagcctaagaaacaaagcaccacagctatctctcctctgcgacgatcagcttcggaaagatttgaagataatgagaagccttttggaaagaggaagacaacaccaaaggaagaaaagttcgatgggttagcagaaaaaggcgacgttcgaagcttgattccttcaaggatgaagcgccaagcaatcctagaggtcgacacaaaaggaccactgaaagtaaggaggcgcatcatcgtccacactggcaaatcttcatgccaacaaacccaagaggacgacactgaagatgaaatccctaagaaagatgtcacttctggctctttcgactcaaagtcttcacctcgactgttgggggcatgctccaagtcaagtgaaattgaaggatggactcatgtcactccgaagaaactgcacgagaaacatatgtcttctccacaagtgcaccaatcagaaagaagggaaagcagctttcaccaacctccaaagcaatgtgaaaatgttgaagataagaaaatttcaacacaaagatcgttcatgcgcgATCTCTTCTTCATCGAAGACTTAttcaatttctcgatcaaggctccttgctatgaagattgtgaggaatgtctttcgaagatcgcttcgaagaaattggacaagcagcaaccatcttgtccacaagctccttgtctgcacgagttgaaactgcaaacgacaccacaagctcctcgttcgcacgagcctaaaaggtgacaccaaacgctccttgcctgcaccagctgaaactgcaaacggcaccaaacgctcattgtctgcacgagttgaaactgcaaacggcaccaaaacgctccttgcctgcacgagctgaaactgcaaacggcaccaaacgctccttgcctgcacgagtgaaactgcaaacggcaccaaacgctccttgcctgcacgagctgaaactgcaaacggcaccaaacgctccttgcctgcacgagctgaaactacaaacagcaccaaacactacttgcctgacgaggaggtgttctacatcgacttcttcccaacatggacgatgttcttcgacggatccgcacgagcagacggagcgggggtatgagtagtattcatgtcgccacaaaggcaaatactaccttactccttccaactgaatgagctatgctccaacaatgttgctgagtaccaagcattgatcatcgggctccaaatggcgatcaacatggaaatcacagttcttgaggtatatggcgattccaagctcataatcaatcaactcttaactgaatatgaggtgaggaaagatgatctcgtcccatacttccggctagcgacccaactgctacaaaagttcgaagttgtgacactagaacatgtaccaagaaaggaaaatcaaatggcagacgctctcgccaatctagcctcgagtatgacactaggaaaagatgaagttgcagacgtgccagtttgccaaagatgggtgattccgctcgttaatgaaatgtcactagatgatacaaatgtcatctcagtacttccagtcgatgctgaagagtggagacagccgctgatcgactacttagagcatggaaagcttccagatgatctcagacaccgttccgaaatacgtcgacgagcaccttgcttcctttactacaaaggaacactctatcgacgctcttttgaaggagtgctcctgagatgcctaggtaaggaagaagttaatctagccatggaagaagcacattcaggtgtgtgtggggcacatcagtctggaccaaagctacattttcGGCTTAAAAGAAtaggttactactggccgagcatggtgaaggactgcctggaacacgccaaaaggtgccaagcctgccaattccacgccaacttcatacatcaaccgcctgaaccattacaccctacagttgcttcacggccgttcgacgcatagggattggacgttgtaggaccaattacgccaaagtcatctgtaggggaagcttacatcctagctgtaacatattacttctccaagtgggctgaagccatccctttaagggaagtaaaaaaggaaactgttgttcgtttcatcaaggagcatatcatccaccgatatggggtgcctcgctacattatcactgacaacggaaagcagttctctAACCGACTCGTGGatgagctttgcgacaaatacaagttcaagcagcacaagtcttccatgtatcatgctccggccaacggcctcgcggaagcattcaacaagacgctgtgcaacctcctgaaaaaggtaatcggccgaacaaagagagattggcatgaaagaataagtgaagcactttgggcatataggactacacataggactcctacccaagctacaccttattctctcgtatatggcgtagaagctgttctaccgctcgaaagtcaaattccctcactaaggatggctatacaagaaggcttgactgatgaagaaaatgcaaagttgcgccttcaggagttggaagcgctggatgagagaaggctcgaagctcaacaacacttggaatgctaccaagcacggttatccaaggcattcaacaagaaagtccgcccaaggtctttccaagccggagatctcgtgctggcattgcgtaggcctatcattacaactcataagacaaaaaagcaagttcacatcaaagtgggatggaccctacgtaatacaagagatctacaccaatggcgcctacttaatcatggcagaagacgggttaaagatcggccccatcaacggcagattttttgaagcgctactacccctcaagcaaacgcaccacgctcctggcccgcaagagcataaactgtgtacggcaaaatcatcaaaaaaaaaaccatcactcatttgaactacgtcatgacttgatccctcctcaaccaagggtacgtaggcaacttgaaactttaaaacttcaagtacagtcacaccatcaaaataaataaataaataaaataaaataaaataaaaaagagaaataacacatcttggtgatgtatatgttttatctgtatttagcacaatacactgaataaaataaagcatgttcattgatctccgagaaattacaagtgcgtacaaaaaaaaaaaaaaaaaaaaaaaaaaaaaaagatgaagctttcacaaaggatgttcacgtgaagccccagtacttggcaaaactctaggagCGGGAAGCatcgaagcaggaggcatcgaagatagatcattcgaggcctcaatacttggtggaacgctggatgacccaggaaaaaggtgcctctggagataagccgcaagcctttgacggtcactttgaatccgaccttcagattcttgcagctcatcaagcttcctcttcatgcccgtcgaatagttatttgcaagcacgtgcaaacttctattctcgtgcttaagctatttgatctcttgcttgagattttccacctctgccatcaacgattcaacttgacggaagcgagcaagtaggcgttggcccatgttggacacagagcctgcacactgaacgctgagagctagggactcttgaacggccaactcatcggaccatcctgaaagcagcctaccatctttaggagtgaggaggttcctagctactatcgtagctgttgttgcatccgtcatcatggagtcttcacctgtaaggggaccattagaagataagaaagacgggcaccatacctTAGCCTGACGCGGCGTaaccggatcactgctgagactcaaatctaagcaaatgttcgatgggttagccattttcaaaggtgttaaaagagaagggtggatggagttaaatctcaaagggccggagacgattttcacaaatgggcaatcttcaaagtgtgcatgttggaggtgatcgatacctctattaAAAGGAAAGGCGACGCTCTCtcggcttttcaaaaaaaacgcgtgcaactttgtcaaaagatctctgacaaagccgcatccgcactactgtttgccattcagaaatcgaagagacgcttgctcaaaaatcgaagaagcgtttgttcagaaatcaaagaggtaacaccctccgaacctcaaaagctgggccgcttattcaaggatcgaagagtcatcactctctgaatttcaaaagctggGCTCTTCCAGATTTGTCATCACCCTTCATATGCAACCCCAGCTTTGCAGAAATCAcgggcaactttgtcaaagatttctgacaaagttgagaacgcgtgaatcttactgttcaattacccaacagttgtcgacaatggtaaaggaacagtaccaccacttgctattgggaaatccctatatatgtcaaccttcatcttttatggcaaggcagacctgcaaaaaaaaaaaatgcccaactcttcctcacatctgagggcgcactcccagcaaagcctctcgaaatactcaattttttcttcttccccaaagaagataccagatgcctggagtacagatgaggcaggaggaaacggtaaatCGAAGCAtatggagacaagcacaacaaatatat encodes the following:
- the LOC137717863 gene encoding uncharacterized protein, with product MVFYFKARSDVGDFTIFMGLDKFENEELIKYGFPEDIWFHVDKMSSAHVYVRLHKGQTIDDISEGLLEDCAQLVKANSIQGNKVNNVDVVYTPWSNLKKTASMDVGQVGFYNSKMVRTVRVEKRINEVVNRLNRTKVERKPDLKAEREAVNAAERAERKQFLRDKKRREEMERLEKERQLELRSYKGLMNSENMTSNKQIASTNKSLQELEEDFM